A window of Marinobacter salarius contains these coding sequences:
- the fabF gene encoding beta-ketoacyl-ACP synthase II yields the protein MAKRRVVITGMGMLSPLGNDVDSSWDGIRSGRSGIAGIDRFDTTGYNTRIGGGIKNLDMEPYLSTKDARKLDAFIHYGLIAAQQAVDASGLDEYTDLDRERVGVAIGSGIGGLEYIEKNVITMEKSGPRKVSPFFVPASVINMISGNVAIRFGYKGPNIAIVTACTTGTHNIGYAARTIAYGDADVMLAGGSEMATTRSSIAAFSAARALSTRNDEPEKASRPWDRGRDGFVLSDGAGVLVLEDLEHAKRRGATIHGEVIGFGMSDDAFHITAPPENGEGAARSMKNAIRDAGLGANDIDYINAHGTSTLVGDLAEVSAVKSVFADHAYTLAVSSTKSMTGHLLGAAGAIEAIFSVLAIREGVLPPTINLDDPDDGCDLDFVAGKSRKADVRVALSNSFGFGGTNGTLIFRRYEG from the coding sequence ATGGCTAAACGACGTGTTGTAATCACAGGCATGGGAATGCTCTCGCCACTGGGTAACGATGTGGATTCGTCCTGGGACGGTATTCGTTCCGGTCGCAGCGGCATTGCCGGGATCGACCGCTTTGATACCACCGGATACAACACACGGATCGGCGGTGGCATCAAGAATCTGGATATGGAACCTTACCTGTCCACGAAGGACGCCAGAAAATTGGATGCCTTCATTCATTACGGCCTGATAGCGGCCCAGCAGGCCGTGGACGCCAGTGGCCTTGATGAATACACCGATCTTGATCGTGAAAGGGTTGGGGTTGCCATCGGCTCAGGCATCGGTGGCCTTGAATACATCGAGAAGAACGTGATCACCATGGAGAAGTCCGGGCCGCGAAAGGTGTCTCCGTTCTTCGTGCCAGCCTCCGTAATCAACATGATTTCAGGAAACGTGGCTATCCGCTTTGGCTACAAGGGCCCAAACATCGCGATCGTGACAGCCTGCACGACCGGCACCCATAACATTGGCTATGCGGCGCGCACCATTGCTTACGGTGATGCCGATGTGATGTTGGCTGGCGGTTCGGAAATGGCCACCACCCGAAGCTCAATTGCCGCGTTTTCGGCAGCGCGTGCGTTGTCCACCCGCAATGACGAACCGGAAAAGGCCAGCCGGCCGTGGGATCGAGGCCGGGATGGCTTTGTGCTCAGCGACGGCGCTGGCGTGCTGGTGCTGGAGGATCTCGAGCATGCTAAACGCCGTGGAGCCACCATTCATGGCGAAGTAATCGGTTTCGGTATGAGCGACGATGCGTTCCATATAACCGCTCCCCCTGAAAACGGTGAGGGTGCCGCGCGCTCCATGAAGAATGCGATTCGCGACGCCGGGCTCGGCGCCAACGACATCGACTACATCAATGCCCATGGCACTTCCACGCTCGTAGGGGATCTGGCAGAGGTGTCTGCAGTGAAATCGGTATTTGCCGACCACGCTTACACGCTGGCAGTCAGCAGTACCAAGTCCATGACCGGGCACTTGCTTGGCGCTGCAGGGGCCATTGAGGCGATTTTTTCAGTATTGGCGATCCGGGAGGGTGTGCTGCCGCCGACCATCAACCTTGACGATCCCGATGATGGTTGTGACCTGGATTTTGTAGCCGGCAAGAGCCGCAAGGCAGATGTCCGGGTTGCGTTGTCCAACTCTTTTGGTTTTGGCGGTACAAACGGCACCCTGATTTTCCGTCGTTACGAGGGCTGA
- the fabD gene encoding ACP S-malonyltransferase, translated as MKSAFIFPGQGSQSVGMLGAAAENWPIIEKTFSEASDVLGYDLWHLCQHGPAEELNQTTVTQPALLAASVALWRQWFVAGGQAPDFVAGHSLGEYSALVAAESLNFFDAIKLVRLRGELMQAAVPAGEGKMAAIIGLEDDDVTAACAEAASGDVVAAVNFNAPGQVVIAGAAGAVERAIEACKARGARKAMPLPVSVPSHCALMKGAAEELATALDEVTFNDAVIPVIQNVTASVAQDSESLKANLVKQLYSPVLWTDTVRKLVANDVRIAVECGAGKVLTGLAKRIDRELSVYGIDEPDALAKASEAFGQ; from the coding sequence ATGAAATCAGCCTTTATTTTTCCCGGACAAGGATCGCAGTCTGTCGGCATGCTGGGAGCAGCTGCCGAGAACTGGCCGATCATAGAAAAAACGTTTTCCGAAGCCTCCGATGTGCTGGGCTATGATCTCTGGCACCTGTGCCAGCATGGACCTGCGGAAGAGCTCAATCAGACCACGGTTACCCAGCCAGCGCTGTTGGCAGCGAGTGTCGCGCTCTGGCGGCAGTGGTTTGTAGCCGGAGGTCAGGCGCCTGACTTTGTCGCCGGGCACAGCCTTGGTGAGTACAGCGCGCTGGTCGCCGCGGAAAGCCTGAACTTCTTTGACGCCATTAAACTGGTGCGCCTGCGTGGGGAGCTCATGCAGGCCGCTGTGCCAGCCGGCGAAGGCAAGATGGCAGCCATTATTGGTCTCGAGGACGACGACGTAACCGCCGCCTGTGCCGAGGCGGCAAGTGGCGATGTGGTGGCCGCCGTCAATTTCAATGCCCCTGGGCAGGTCGTGATTGCAGGTGCTGCTGGGGCGGTTGAACGCGCCATCGAAGCCTGCAAGGCCCGAGGCGCCCGCAAGGCCATGCCATTGCCGGTGAGTGTACCTTCCCACTGTGCCCTGATGAAGGGAGCCGCGGAGGAACTGGCAACCGCGTTGGACGAAGTGACGTTTAACGATGCTGTCATCCCGGTAATACAGAATGTTACCGCTTCTGTCGCCCAGGACAGTGAATCCCTCAAGGCTAATCTGGTCAAGCAGCTATACTCTCCGGTGTTGTGGACCGATACAGTTCGTAAACTGGTGGCAAATGATGTGCGGATCGCTGTAGAGTGCGGCGCCGGTAAGGTCCTTACAGGGCTGGCGAAGCGCATTGACCGTGAATTGTCGGTTTACGGCATTGACGAGCCGGATGCGCTGGCAAAGGCGTCAGAGGCATTTGGACAGTAA
- the tmk gene encoding dTMP kinase, with the protein MTRRGQFITFEGTEGVGKSTQLANAASTLDALGVECVVTREPGGTPMAESIRELLLAPRDEPVNETTELLLMFAARAQHLHTRILPELEAGRWVLCDRFTDATFAYQGGGRGVPADRIALLESLVQGTVRPDHVILLDAPVETGMTRARHRGDLDRFEQEAVAFFERIRETYLARAANAPGRYHIVDASQPIETVSDEVAGLLRNLVNRA; encoded by the coding sequence ATGACCCGACGGGGGCAGTTTATTACCTTTGAAGGTACGGAAGGGGTTGGGAAGTCCACTCAACTGGCGAACGCCGCAAGTACGCTGGACGCGCTTGGTGTTGAATGCGTTGTGACCCGAGAGCCCGGCGGCACCCCGATGGCGGAGTCCATTCGCGAGCTGTTGCTGGCGCCGCGTGATGAGCCCGTGAACGAAACCACCGAGCTGCTCCTGATGTTCGCCGCCAGGGCGCAACACCTCCATACGCGTATTCTTCCTGAATTGGAGGCTGGTCGCTGGGTGCTGTGTGATCGGTTCACCGACGCCACCTTTGCCTATCAGGGGGGAGGGCGTGGTGTGCCCGCCGATCGCATAGCGCTACTGGAAAGCCTGGTGCAGGGTACGGTGCGCCCGGATCACGTTATCCTGCTGGACGCACCGGTGGAAACCGGTATGACCCGTGCCCGCCACAGGGGCGACCTGGACCGGTTCGAACAGGAAGCGGTAGCATTTTTTGAGCGAATACGCGAAACTTATCTCGCTCGCGCCGCCAACGCGCCGGGCCGCTATCACATTGTGGACGCCTCTCAGCCGATTGAGACGGTCAGCGACGAGGTCGCGGGCTTGCTTCGGAATCTGGTGAATCGGGCGTAG
- the acpP gene encoding acyl carrier protein yields the protein MSTVEERVKKIVCEQLGVKESEVQNTSSFVEDLGADSLDTVELVMALEEEFETEIPDEEAEKLASVQDAIDYIVAHT from the coding sequence ATGAGTACAGTTGAAGAGCGCGTGAAGAAGATCGTTTGTGAGCAGTTGGGCGTTAAAGAGTCCGAAGTTCAGAACACATCTTCTTTTGTAGAGGACCTTGGCGCTGACTCACTGGACACCGTTGAGCTGGTCATGGCACTCGAAGAAGAGTTCGAGACCGAGATTCCCGACGAGGAAGCGGAAAAGCTGGCGAGTGTCCAGGACGCGATCGACTACATCGTCGCGCACACCTGA
- a CDS encoding AraC family transcriptional regulator, giving the protein MLDARLLKLPTASHHHRHEHHQIVVGVRGEADLSVDGTGSHLDTWRACLVPTEARHDYCGDLQNHVLVINLDPYMPAINSPGHSEYETLAPLFERPRTLVLDNKLQGLVQFVAGEFDRSPDNQDMLRHMGASILHCMAERLNEGREVRQNRHAISPDTIRRYIMENIQRKISVSDLAGVACLSVSRFHEMFRDVTGITPHQFLLQTRLDQAVQFLTMTSLSVSEVSYRTGFSSQSALTNALRKHKGTTPSRLRFGDKVA; this is encoded by the coding sequence ATGTTGGACGCACGTTTGCTCAAGCTTCCCACCGCTTCACACCACCATCGTCACGAGCATCACCAGATTGTTGTCGGTGTTCGTGGAGAGGCCGACCTGAGTGTGGACGGAACAGGTTCGCACCTGGACACCTGGCGAGCCTGCCTCGTCCCCACTGAAGCGCGCCATGATTACTGTGGTGACCTGCAGAACCACGTTCTGGTTATCAATCTCGATCCCTACATGCCGGCCATCAATAGTCCGGGCCACAGTGAGTATGAAACGCTCGCGCCCCTGTTTGAGCGGCCGCGGACACTGGTTCTGGACAATAAGCTGCAAGGGCTGGTTCAGTTCGTGGCGGGAGAGTTCGATCGCTCGCCGGATAATCAGGATATGCTGCGGCACATGGGGGCAAGCATCCTGCACTGCATGGCCGAACGCCTGAACGAAGGCAGGGAGGTTCGCCAGAACCGCCATGCCATCAGCCCCGACACGATCCGCCGTTACATCATGGAGAATATTCAGCGCAAGATATCGGTAAGCGACCTTGCCGGTGTGGCCTGCCTGAGTGTCAGCCGCTTCCACGAGATGTTCCGTGACGTGACGGGTATTACCCCCCACCAGTTTCTGCTCCAGACCCGGCTTGACCAGGCCGTGCAATTCCTGACCATGACATCCCTTTCGGTCTCCGAAGTCAGTTACCGAACTGGATTTTCCTCCCAAAGTGCCCTCACCAACGCCCTCAGAAAACACAAGGGTACGACACCCTCCAGGTTGCGTTTTGGTGACAAAGTCGCCTGA
- the rpmF gene encoding 50S ribosomal protein L32, protein MAVQKNRKTRSKRGMRRSHDALSTAALSTDTTTGEVHRRHHVSPDGFYRGKQVIEASDE, encoded by the coding sequence ATGGCTGTACAGAAAAACCGAAAGACCCGCTCAAAGCGCGGTATGCGCCGTTCACACGATGCTCTGAGCACGGCAGCTCTGTCCACTGACACGACAACTGGTGAAGTGCATCGTCGCCACCATGTGTCTCCGGATGGTTTTTACCGTGGCAAGCAGGTAATTGAGGCTAGCGACGAGTAA
- the fabG gene encoding 3-oxoacyl-ACP reductase FabG, translated as MSLEGKTALVTGATRGIGKAIAKALADQGAMVVGTATSENGAESISADLKAAGAKGFGIVMNVADPDSIEAGLKEINEKAGAPAILVNNAGITRDNLLMRLKDDDWAAVVETNLSSVYRTSKAVLRGMAKARWGRVINISSVVAGMGNPGQANYCAAKAGVEGFTRSLAKEMSNRGITANCVAPGFIDTDMTRKLDDKQREAMMEVIPAGRLGEPEEVAAVVAFLASEAAGYVTGETIHVNGGMYMG; from the coding sequence ATGTCTCTTGAAGGCAAAACAGCGCTGGTAACGGGTGCAACTCGCGGGATCGGAAAGGCCATTGCAAAGGCGCTGGCAGATCAGGGCGCCATGGTGGTCGGTACGGCAACCAGTGAGAATGGCGCCGAGTCGATTTCCGCTGACCTGAAAGCAGCAGGCGCGAAGGGTTTCGGTATCGTAATGAACGTCGCCGACCCGGACAGCATCGAGGCTGGCCTGAAGGAAATCAACGAGAAAGCTGGTGCGCCGGCGATCCTGGTCAACAACGCAGGGATCACTCGTGATAATCTGCTGATGCGGCTGAAGGACGATGACTGGGCGGCCGTGGTGGAAACCAACTTGTCCAGCGTCTACCGGACCAGCAAGGCCGTATTGCGGGGAATGGCCAAGGCGCGATGGGGTCGGGTGATCAATATCAGCTCGGTTGTGGCTGGTATGGGTAACCCAGGACAGGCCAACTATTGCGCTGCCAAGGCCGGAGTTGAGGGTTTTACCCGCAGCCTGGCGAAAGAAATGTCGAACCGGGGCATTACCGCAAATTGTGTAGCGCCCGGATTTATCGATACGGATATGACCCGAAAACTGGACGACAAGCAACGTGAGGCTATGATGGAAGTCATACCTGCCGGTCGTCTGGGTGAGCCGGAAGAAGTGGCTGCGGTGGTTGCCTTCCTGGCGTCGGAGGCCGCTGGTTACGTGACGGGTGAGACGATCCACGTGAACGGTGGTATGTACATGGGATAG
- the mltG gene encoding endolytic transglycosylase MltG — protein sequence MFKKLLICVFCLSVLALAGGGLWLWQGLQTLEQPVALDEPVLFSVPSGSGYGQVARKLEAEGLVGDSLWLKIHGRLYPEQALLKAGEYEFTDGMTSLDMINVMVAGDTKHWQIQFIEGWTFRDMRAALASSERLGQVTADWTDERIMEEMGANGSHPEGRFFPDTYLFTSSETDLDLLRRAFERMEEVLATEWQAKAENLPYDSPYEALIMASIVERETGAVHEREEVAGVFVRRLEKGMRLQTDPTVIYGMGEKYQGRITRKDLRTHTDYNTYRIDGLPPTPIALPGREAIHAALNPAEGDTLYFVARGDGTHKFSKTLAEHQKAVRAFQLNRRSDYRSSPTPSPDTAAEEGDQ from the coding sequence TTGTTCAAGAAGTTACTCATCTGTGTGTTCTGTCTCTCCGTCCTGGCGCTTGCCGGGGGTGGTCTCTGGTTATGGCAGGGGCTTCAGACCCTTGAGCAACCTGTAGCGTTGGATGAGCCGGTTCTGTTCAGCGTGCCCTCCGGGAGCGGTTACGGTCAGGTTGCGCGTAAACTCGAAGCGGAAGGCCTTGTGGGCGACAGTCTGTGGCTGAAGATTCATGGTCGTCTTTACCCGGAGCAGGCGCTATTAAAGGCTGGCGAATATGAGTTCACCGATGGCATGACCAGTCTCGACATGATCAATGTGATGGTCGCCGGTGACACCAAACACTGGCAGATTCAGTTTATTGAAGGCTGGACCTTCCGTGACATGCGCGCCGCGCTCGCCAGCAGTGAGCGTCTTGGGCAGGTGACCGCCGACTGGACCGACGAGCGGATCATGGAAGAGATGGGTGCCAACGGGTCGCATCCTGAGGGCCGCTTTTTCCCGGATACCTATCTGTTTACCAGCAGTGAAACCGACCTTGACCTGCTACGCAGGGCCTTTGAGCGAATGGAAGAGGTGCTTGCGACGGAATGGCAGGCTAAGGCTGAAAACCTGCCTTACGATTCTCCCTATGAAGCTCTGATTATGGCGTCGATTGTTGAGCGCGAAACCGGTGCGGTCCATGAGCGAGAAGAAGTCGCCGGTGTCTTTGTCCGGCGCCTGGAGAAAGGTATGAGGTTGCAGACCGATCCTACCGTAATCTATGGGATGGGGGAGAAGTACCAGGGGCGAATCACCCGTAAGGATCTGCGAACCCACACCGACTACAATACCTATCGGATCGACGGGCTGCCGCCCACGCCCATCGCGTTGCCAGGCAGGGAAGCGATTCATGCGGCCCTGAATCCGGCTGAAGGCGACACGCTCTACTTTGTGGCGCGCGGCGATGGCACCCACAAGTTCTCGAAAACCCTGGCGGAACACCAGAAGGCCGTGAGGGCGTTTCAGCTCAACCGCCGTTCAGACTACCGTTCCTCTCCAACTCCGTCTCCAGATACAGCAGCGGAAGAGGGTGACCAATGA
- the plsX gene encoding phosphate acyltransferase PlsX translates to MNPVTIAIDAMSGDRGADVVASAALAAVKENEALSLVLVGIRSELEALLHPGHSRIRIVEAADVVRMNERPSHALRHKRNSSMAVALGLVRDGVAQGCVSAGNTGALMAFGRSVIRMYPGIERPAIAKLIPSLRGRCHVLDLGANVDSTAENLYQYALMGSLMASAICNQPEPRVALLNVGEEEIKGNEQVRLASHMLAQCDTINYIGYIEGSDLFRDVADVVVCDGFVGNIALKTGEGVAGLLIELLEQAFTRTFYGKCVGVLARPIIGRLLRLMDPSRHNGASLLGLQGVVIKSHGNANERAMLAAIRQAVREVELEVPSRINDRLDDLMI, encoded by the coding sequence GTGAATCCGGTCACCATCGCAATTGACGCCATGAGTGGTGATCGCGGAGCCGACGTTGTGGCCTCCGCTGCACTGGCCGCGGTGAAAGAAAACGAAGCCTTGAGTCTTGTTCTGGTGGGAATCCGGAGTGAGCTCGAGGCTTTGTTGCATCCTGGGCATTCGCGGATTCGTATCGTCGAAGCTGCCGATGTCGTGCGGATGAATGAGCGGCCCTCCCATGCGCTTCGCCACAAACGTAATTCGTCGATGGCCGTGGCGTTGGGGCTTGTCCGCGACGGTGTTGCTCAAGGTTGCGTCAGTGCTGGCAATACCGGCGCGCTCATGGCGTTCGGCCGTTCTGTTATCCGCATGTACCCGGGCATTGAACGCCCTGCAATTGCCAAACTGATTCCGTCGCTTCGGGGGCGTTGCCATGTGCTCGATCTGGGCGCCAACGTGGATTCCACCGCGGAAAACCTCTATCAGTACGCACTGATGGGCTCACTGATGGCGTCGGCGATCTGCAATCAGCCAGAACCTCGAGTCGCTCTGCTTAACGTTGGCGAAGAGGAAATCAAGGGTAATGAGCAAGTGCGGCTTGCCTCTCATATGCTGGCTCAGTGCGATACCATCAACTATATCGGATACATTGAGGGCAGTGATCTGTTCCGTGACGTGGCGGACGTGGTGGTGTGCGACGGTTTTGTCGGGAATATTGCCCTAAAGACGGGTGAGGGCGTTGCCGGTCTGCTGATTGAGCTGCTTGAACAAGCTTTCACGCGAACCTTTTACGGCAAGTGTGTCGGCGTTTTGGCGCGGCCGATCATCGGACGGCTGCTTCGGCTTATGGACCCCTCAAGGCATAACGGTGCCAGTCTCCTTGGCCTCCAAGGGGTGGTGATAAAGAGCCATGGCAACGCCAACGAGCGCGCCATGCTGGCCGCCATACGTCAGGCGGTTCGTGAAGTTGAGCTGGAAGTGCCCAGCCGCATAAACGACCGTCTTGACGACCTGATGATCTGA
- a CDS encoding aminotransferase class IV, with protein MLNVIRPDGNGISATDRGLAYGDGLFETIRMRGRQALLRSHHLDRMVADAGRLGIPVERSDLDAEITRSGCDLASRYGNDGWVLKLVLTRGSGGRGYRLPVECVPNLIVTSSPMPTLPAPGGVVAALSQFPLTVNPRLAGIKTLNRLEQVMASREFSGEEFELIMANADGQLLEGTRTNLIVRMESEWVTPPVESLAVAGVMRQYALECLRASGHTIREQIIQPALLSSPGLRGLYLVNSVVGIVAVRRLGSVDLPVDDGLETICDPLKTLE; from the coding sequence GTGTTGAACGTTATTCGTCCCGACGGCAACGGTATTTCCGCGACAGATCGTGGGTTGGCCTACGGCGACGGGTTGTTTGAAACTATCCGCATGCGTGGCCGGCAAGCCCTGCTGCGATCACACCATCTGGATCGTATGGTGGCCGATGCCGGCCGCTTGGGCATTCCGGTCGAGCGTAGTGACCTGGATGCTGAAATTACCCGCTCGGGTTGCGATTTGGCCTCCCGATACGGCAATGACGGCTGGGTGCTGAAGTTGGTCCTCACTCGGGGGAGTGGTGGGCGAGGATACCGGTTGCCTGTCGAATGTGTGCCAAACCTGATTGTTACCTCCTCACCGATGCCCACGCTCCCCGCACCGGGGGGTGTGGTCGCAGCGCTGTCGCAGTTTCCACTCACCGTGAATCCGAGGCTGGCGGGTATCAAGACCCTGAACCGGCTGGAGCAGGTGATGGCAAGCCGTGAGTTCAGTGGCGAGGAATTCGAACTGATCATGGCGAATGCCGACGGGCAGTTGCTTGAGGGGACGCGAACCAACCTTATTGTCAGGATGGAGAGCGAGTGGGTAACTCCGCCGGTTGAGAGCCTTGCGGTGGCAGGTGTCATGCGGCAGTACGCCCTTGAGTGTCTGCGCGCATCCGGCCATACCATCCGGGAGCAGATCATCCAGCCTGCGTTACTGTCGTCACCCGGGCTGCGTGGACTGTATCTCGTTAACAGCGTTGTCGGCATTGTCGCGGTTCGCAGATTGGGCAGCGTTGATTTGCCAGTTGATGATGGGCTTGAGACAATCTGCGACCCTCTGAAAACTTTGGAATAA